One genomic segment of Methanothermobacter wolfeii includes these proteins:
- a CDS encoding Zn-ribbon domain-containing OB-fold protein produces the protein MTETVRTWRHIPQRYNLTGSKCLQCGNVFFPSRIICPECRRKGKLQDMKFSGKGKIHSYSVINTPTDEFKDIAPYVVAIVELEEGAKITTQIVDCDPDSIEICDDVEMVFRRVREEGEDGVISYGFKFKPRR, from the coding sequence ATGACAGAAACCGTTAGGACATGGCGCCACATACCCCAGCGCTACAATCTCACAGGTTCAAAATGTCTCCAGTGCGGGAACGTTTTCTTTCCCAGCAGGATAATATGTCCCGAGTGCAGGCGTAAGGGAAAGTTGCAGGACATGAAGTTCAGCGGGAAGGGCAAAATCCACAGTTACTCTGTGATAAACACCCCCACCGATGAGTTCAAGGACATAGCACCCTACGTGGTGGCGATAGTTGAACTTGAGGAGGGTGCGAAGATAACAACCCAGATAGTTGACTGCGACCCTGACTCAATAGAGATCTGTGACGATGTTGAAATGGTCTTCAGAAGGGTGAGGGAAGAAGGCGAGGATGGAGTGATATCCTATGGATTCAAATTCAAACCCAGAAGGTAA